From the genome of Primulina huaijiensis isolate GDHJ02 chromosome 11, ASM1229523v2, whole genome shotgun sequence:
GTCCTTCCTCTTACCTCAGCCGCGTGAAAATGGGTCCCTAGCACTTATCCTAAGCAAACGCAAAACCTTAATAAATATTCCTCtgagaaataaaagaaatatatatccATGTTTACAGGCAAAATAGAAATTAAGCAGACACAAGTCTTTTCTTTTGTAATAAGTGTTACATAAAAAGCACCAGAGGCAAATATTTAATGGcattttctttaattatattcctccttttttttttctaaaaaactgAGATTAACCGATGAAGACCCACGTTATCTGTTGACAACAGCTGTTTGATGATTGTTATTTGAAGGATTAATGGTCCATACCATGTAAATTGACAACCAAATCAACAGCCTGGAAAGAGAGAGCTGTTGTCGTTTGAGCTTGGAAATTGTGCTATTTAAAATCCAGGTTCTTAAGTTGGAGTTTTAATATATCTCATTTTGTGGTATATAATTAATGGAAGTTCTTGAGCTCCACTGAGTGAGGTATTAGTGTTAAAAAAGCTTTGatctttgtctttttttttatttttatttttttatgtgtttGGACTCCTAATTTTATCATACCCCGCTTCTTTTCTAGCTCCAGGATTACATTTTCTTTTCGTGATTCTACTTGTTTTTCGTTTGCCATTTTAAGTAGTTTTTGGGGAAGTATTGGTTTGAATAGATCTGGGAACTAATGCGAAATGTAgcttgatattttttttgtgagGTTGAATTAAACCAGCGTCAGCTTCCGGGGTTTTCATTTTCTGATTctttatattgtcaaatttgaaAACCAATTTGAAGTTGAGGTTTGTTGTCTGGGTTTTATCAGCTATGGAAATGATGAATTGGGTACATGTAATTGTAGCTGTACTTGCGCTTGGAATAACCAATAGTGGTAAATCATACGCCGCATTCTCTCCTGCTGATAACTACTTGATAGCCTGTGGATCTTCACAAAATGTGACATTTCTTGGCCAGACCTATATCCCTGATTCGGTTCAATCCTTGGTTTCTTTGCAAAGCCAAGAGAATTCAATTACTGCCGCCTCGAACTCCACTTCCCCTTTTCCTATCTATCAGTCTGCCAGAATTTTTTCCAGCACCACATCCTATAGATTCGACATCAAACAAGAGGGCCGGCATTGGGTTCGCCTTTATTTTTATCCACTTCCGGGACATAATTTGACTTCTGCTTCCATCACTGTTGTCACTGAGAATTTTGTGCTCTTGCACAacttcaattttcaaaattataatggTTCTCACCTCTTCAAAGAGTACGCAATCATTGTCACTTCGAATAGCTTGGCAATTACTTTCGTTCCTTCGAATAATTCCGTGGCTTTTGTCAATGCCATTGAAGTTGTATCCATACCTGACAACTTGATCCCTGACCAGGCGGTGGCTATATCTCCCTCTGGTCCTTTTAATGGCCTTTCGGAGATTGCTCTCGAAACTGTTTATCGCTTGAATATGGGTGGTCCTCTGATCACTCCTCAGAATGACACTTTGAGAAGAACTTGGGAGAATGATGTGAAGTATCTCCATGTAAACAGCTCTGCTGTGAATGTTTCTGTCAACCCTTCAAATATAAAGTATACCGCTTCTGTTGGTCCTGAAATTGCGCCGAACTTTGTTTACGCTACTGCTGAAACCATGGGGGATGCAAATGTGGTCAATGTGAACTTCAATATCACCTGGGTCTTTCTAGTTGATCCGAATTTCTCGTATTTCATCAGGGTTCATTTCTGTGATATTGTGAGCAAATATTTAAACAGTATAATATTCAACCTGTATATCAACACTGATATAGCTTTCGAGAGTCTGGACCTATCTAGCCAAGCCGGAAACTTGGATGTGCCTTATTACAGAGATTTTGTCACCAACATATCTGCCGACTCAAACACATTGACTGTCAGCGTTGGACCCGATACAACTGCTGATGTCACAAATGCCATCATGAATGGTCTTGAAATTATGAAGATTAGCAATGAGGCTGGAAGCTTAAGTGGACTTTCTTCCGTTGAAACTCTTCTTGTATTGCCTCCCAAAAAGAGCAAAACGGGGATAATAGTCGTCTCTGTGGTTGGTGCTGTTGCTGCATTGGCATCTCTCGGATTATGTTACTTCTGCTTCGTGGCAAACAGGTCAAAGGCGGCCAAACAGGGGAGCCCATGGCGTACGCTTCCCTTAACTGGAAACTCATTAACCGCAACAAAAATATCTACCACCTCACAGAAGAGTGGTACGTCAAGCTGCATCTCATTAGTTTCCTCCAACATTGGCCGGATATTCGCTTTCCAAGAAATAACATGTTCGACTGATCAATTCAACGAAAGCTTGCTTCTTGGTGTTGGTGGCTTTGGTAGGGTGTATAAAGGAACATTCGAAGATGGAACTAATGTAGCTGTCAAAAGGGGGAATCCTAGATCGGAGCAAGGCCTTGCAGAATTTCGAACCGAGATTGACATGTTGTCTAAGCTTCGCCACCGTCACCTTGTGTCTCTTATTGGCTACTGTGATGAAAGGTCAGAGATGATCCTGGTCTATGAATACATGGCAAATGGGCCACTTCGAAGCCACCTTTACGGAACGGATCTCCCACCTCTTTCTTGGAGACAACGGCTTGAGATATGTATCGGTGCAGCTAGGGGACTTCATTATCTTCATACGGGAGCGAATCAAAGTATCATTCACCGTGACGTAAAAACAACCAATATACTCTTGGATGAAAATTTGGTTGCGAAGGTAGCTGATTTTGGTCTGTCTAAAACAGGACCAGCTCTCGATCAAACTCATGTGAGTACTGCTGTCAAAGGTAGCTTTGGTTATCTGGATCCTGAATACTTCAGACGGCAACAGCTCACTGAGAAATCCGACGTCTACTCTTTTGGGGTAGTTCTTATGGAGGTTCTTTGCGCAAGACCGGCTTTGAATCCTGTGCTTCCTAGAGATCAAGTGAATATCGCAGAGTGGGCAATGACATGGCAAAAGAAGGGAATGTTGGATCAGATTATGGATAAAAATCTTGTTGGGAAAGTTAATCTTTCTTCTCTGAAGAAATTCGGAGAGACAGCAGAGAAGTGTTTGGCCGAGCATGGTGTTGATAGGCCTTCCATGGGCGATGTATTGTGGAACTTGGAATATGCTTTTCAGCTGGATGAGACCTCATCGACACTCATGGAGCCAGacgacaacagtacaaagcatATCCCTTCAA
Proteins encoded in this window:
- the LOC140987594 gene encoding receptor-like protein kinase THESEUS 1 → MEMMNWVHVIVAVLALGITNSGKSYAAFSPADNYLIACGSSQNVTFLGQTYIPDSVQSLVSLQSQENSITAASNSTSPFPIYQSARIFSSTTSYRFDIKQEGRHWVRLYFYPLPGHNLTSASITVVTENFVLLHNFNFQNYNGSHLFKEYAIIVTSNSLAITFVPSNNSVAFVNAIEVVSIPDNLIPDQAVAISPSGPFNGLSEIALETVYRLNMGGPLITPQNDTLRRTWENDVKYLHVNSSAVNVSVNPSNIKYTASVGPEIAPNFVYATAETMGDANVVNVNFNITWVFLVDPNFSYFIRVHFCDIVSKYLNSIIFNLYINTDIAFESLDLSSQAGNLDVPYYRDFVTNISADSNTLTVSVGPDTTADVTNAIMNGLEIMKISNEAGSLSGLSSVETLLVLPPKKSKTGIIVVSVVGAVAALASLGLCYFCFVANRSKAAKQGSPWRTLPLTGNSLTATKISTTSQKSGTSSCISLVSSNIGRIFAFQEITCSTDQFNESLLLGVGGFGRVYKGTFEDGTNVAVKRGNPRSEQGLAEFRTEIDMLSKLRHRHLVSLIGYCDERSEMILVYEYMANGPLRSHLYGTDLPPLSWRQRLEICIGAARGLHYLHTGANQSIIHRDVKTTNILLDENLVAKVADFGLSKTGPALDQTHVSTAVKGSFGYLDPEYFRRQQLTEKSDVYSFGVVLMEVLCARPALNPVLPRDQVNIAEWAMTWQKKGMLDQIMDKNLVGKVNLSSLKKFGETAEKCLAEHGVDRPSMGDVLWNLEYAFQLDETSSTLMEPDDNSTKHIPSIPLTSMEPFDNSISMINSGTDDDAEDAAISAVFSQLVNPRGR